From a single Bacillus pseudomycoides DSM 12442 genomic region:
- a CDS encoding GNAT family N-acetyltransferase — MNIKIRQELEKDYNGAEEVVKQAFLNEAFSDQKEHELVNRIRKCDAFIPELSLVAVDKEVVGHVLLSKVKIVDGDTSVESLALAPVSVVPDCQKKGIGSLLISHVLRKAKELGYHSVIVLGHKDYYPKFDFKPASIWNICAPFEVPDEVFMAMELTENALQNIQGIVQYSEAFSE; from the coding sequence GTGAATATAAAGATTAGACAAGAACTTGAGAAAGATTATAACGGGGCAGAAGAGGTTGTAAAACAAGCATTTTTAAATGAAGCATTTAGCGATCAGAAAGAGCACGAACTTGTAAATCGTATCAGAAAATGTGATGCGTTTATTCCAGAGTTATCATTAGTGGCGGTAGATAAGGAAGTTGTTGGTCACGTTCTATTATCTAAAGTTAAAATAGTAGATGGTGATACATCTGTAGAGTCGTTAGCTCTTGCTCCAGTATCTGTTGTACCAGACTGCCAGAAAAAGGGGATTGGAAGTCTGTTGATTTCTCATGTATTAAGAAAAGCAAAAGAGCTTGGGTATCATTCTGTAATTGTGTTGGGGCATAAAGATTATTATCCGAAATTCGATTTTAAACCAGCTAGCATATGGAATATATGTGCGCCATTTGAGGTGCCAGACGAGGTGTTTATGGCAATGGAATTAACGGAGAATGCTCTTCAAAATATACAAGGGATAGTACAATATTCGGAAGCCTTTTCTGAATAG
- a CDS encoding quinone oxidoreductase family protein encodes MKALCFKEFGNTDVLKYQEVSDPIINPNEILVRTKAIGLNFADIYRRRGDYHLAGKPPYILGYEGSGIVEQIGAEVTDVTIGDRIAFADVPFANAELVAVPKEKAIPLPNSISFETASSVLLQGLTAHYLTQDSYKVKAGDFVLVHAAAGGVGQLLIQMIKMRDAQVIGLTSSKEKAEAAYSAGADRVFLYSESWHEEILQVTKGHGVDVVYESIGSTLEESFKATKIGGTVVFYGMAGGDPAPVDPQMLMDTSKTLTGGDLWNVLTTYEERKNRSSQLFAWITAGKLNIQTPTTFALENGAEAHRLLESRKSTGKILLIP; translated from the coding sequence ATGAAAGCACTTTGTTTCAAGGAATTCGGAAATACTGATGTATTAAAATATCAAGAAGTGTCAGACCCAATTATAAATCCAAATGAAATTCTTGTTCGCACAAAAGCAATCGGCTTAAATTTTGCTGATATATATAGACGTAGGGGTGACTATCATCTCGCTGGTAAACCACCTTATATATTAGGGTATGAAGGCTCAGGAATTGTAGAGCAAATTGGTGCTGAAGTTACCGATGTTACTATCGGAGACCGCATTGCATTTGCTGATGTACCATTCGCAAATGCAGAGTTAGTAGCCGTTCCAAAAGAAAAAGCGATTCCACTCCCAAACTCTATTTCCTTTGAGACAGCGTCTTCCGTTTTATTACAAGGGTTAACAGCGCATTACTTAACACAAGACAGCTATAAAGTAAAAGCTGGTGATTTTGTTTTAGTTCACGCGGCTGCTGGAGGAGTTGGTCAACTTCTCATTCAAATGATAAAAATGAGAGATGCGCAAGTAATTGGCCTTACTTCATCTAAAGAAAAAGCAGAAGCAGCCTATTCAGCTGGAGCGGACCGCGTATTTTTATATTCAGAATCATGGCATGAAGAAATACTACAAGTCACAAAAGGACATGGTGTAGATGTTGTGTACGAATCAATAGGTTCTACATTAGAAGAAAGCTTTAAAGCCACAAAAATCGGTGGTACCGTCGTATTTTACGGAATGGCCGGTGGTGATCCTGCTCCTGTTGATCCGCAAATGTTGATGGATACTTCAAAAACATTGACTGGCGGAGATCTTTGGAACGTACTCACAACGTATGAAGAACGCAAAAACCGTTCAAGCCAACTATTTGCTTGGATTACTGCTGGAAAATTAAATATCCAAACTCCAACAACTTTCGCTTTAGAAAACGGTGCTGAAGCACATCGATTATTGGAAAGTCGAAAAAGTACAGGGAAAATTTTATTGATACCATGA
- a CDS encoding DUF817 domain-containing protein, producing the protein MFYIKQLLFFAYQQALSCIFPVVIFVTLALSKFISIPGLYRYDFILIVCLLMQYIMYKTGMETKDELKVIAVFHLIGLLLEIYKVHFGSWSYPEEAYSKIFGVPLYSGFMYASVASYICQAWRRLHLQMHRWPKAMWTVPLGAMIYLNFFTHHFVYDFRWVLTALLFIVFFRTFVQFSVQNVTYTMPLVLSFFLIGFFIWIAENIATFFGAWQYPNQREAWSLVHIGKISSWFLLVVISIMIVAQLKHLKEHKNKPTSI; encoded by the coding sequence ATGTTTTATATCAAACAACTTCTTTTCTTTGCTTATCAACAAGCTTTATCTTGTATTTTCCCTGTCGTTATTTTTGTAACACTTGCTCTGTCAAAATTCATTTCAATCCCAGGACTCTATCGTTATGATTTTATCCTTATCGTATGCCTTCTTATGCAATACATCATGTACAAAACGGGTATGGAAACAAAAGATGAGCTGAAAGTAATTGCTGTTTTTCATCTCATCGGGCTCCTACTAGAAATATATAAAGTTCACTTCGGTTCATGGAGTTACCCTGAAGAAGCATATTCAAAAATCTTTGGTGTCCCACTTTATAGCGGATTTATGTATGCTAGTGTTGCTAGTTATATATGCCAAGCATGGAGAAGGTTGCATTTGCAAATGCATAGGTGGCCCAAGGCGATGTGGACTGTACCTTTAGGGGCTATGATCTATTTGAATTTTTTTACACACCATTTTGTATATGACTTTCGCTGGGTTTTAACTGCCCTTTTATTTATTGTTTTCTTTCGAACGTTTGTTCAATTTTCAGTGCAGAACGTTACATATACAATGCCGCTTGTTCTCTCGTTTTTCCTTATTGGATTTTTTATTTGGATTGCAGAAAACATCGCTACTTTCTTCGGAGCATGGCAATATCCAAATCAACGAGAAGCGTGGAGCCTTGTTCACATTGGAAAGATTAGTTCGTGGTTTTTACTCGTTGTCATTAGCATCATGATTGTCGCTCAGCTTAAACATTTGAAAGAACATAAAAACAAGCCAACTTCCATATAG
- a CDS encoding arylamine N-acetyltransferase family protein, which produces MTELQKQFFSRLNIQERESISFEDLNEILHAMAQAIPFENLDIIHGTVKEISKENLQEKILVHNRGGLCYELNPTMYYFLKDCGFDVHLVSGTVYHAASNTWAVDSGHVATVLKHNTEFYLIEVGFGSNLPLSPVPFTGEIVHSVTGDYRIRKETTTKGNYILEMKKNNEFLNQDSSQDWTLGYAFYIEAVDERKLNEAQKTIVEHTDSPFNKVPLTVKLTSDGHATLTKDRFTVTKQGKQSKEEITKEQYADLLYATFGIQL; this is translated from the coding sequence ATGACAGAACTACAAAAGCAATTCTTTTCCAGATTAAATATACAAGAAAGAGAGTCCATTTCATTTGAAGATTTAAACGAAATCCTTCATGCAATGGCACAAGCGATTCCCTTTGAGAATCTAGATATTATTCACGGTACAGTAAAAGAAATTTCAAAAGAAAATCTTCAAGAAAAAATTTTAGTTCATAACCGCGGTGGCCTTTGTTACGAATTAAATCCAACGATGTATTACTTCCTTAAAGATTGCGGTTTTGATGTTCACTTAGTATCAGGAACAGTTTATCATGCCGCTTCTAATACTTGGGCTGTTGATTCAGGACATGTGGCAACTGTTTTAAAACATAATACTGAATTTTATTTAATTGAAGTCGGTTTCGGTTCAAACCTTCCACTTTCACCTGTTCCTTTCACCGGTGAGATTGTTCATTCCGTTACTGGGGACTATCGCATTCGAAAAGAAACAACTACAAAGGGAAACTATATTTTAGAGATGAAAAAAAATAATGAATTTCTAAATCAGGATTCTTCTCAAGATTGGACATTAGGTTACGCATTTTATATAGAGGCAGTTGATGAAAGAAAATTAAATGAAGCACAAAAAACAATTGTAGAACATACAGACTCTCCTTTTAATAAAGTACCTCTCACCGTAAAACTAACTTCTGATGGGCATGCTACTCTAACAAAAGATCGTTTCACAGTAACAAAGCAAGGAAAACAGAGTAAAGAAGAGATTACAAAAGAGCAATATGCAGACCTATTGTACGCAACATTTGGTATACAATTATAG
- a CDS encoding LysR family transcriptional regulator yields the protein MEIKQLITFKTAAENLNFTQTAKKLNFAQSSVTAQIKALETELGTPLFERLGKRLFLTEAGRKFQLYADKMIALSHEAKMALKGDEEISGTLVIGAQESQCTYRLPSILKEFKTQFPQIKLIFKPAHSNEDVKEKLMEGKLDLAFILDECKAEDALHVESLVREKLKIVVFPNHPLLEKSIISTKDFESETLLLTELGCSYRTIFEELFRAEDVYPVNKIEFVSVEAIKQCVIAGLGIAILPAMVVEKDIQQGTMKELVLENTISPIFTQIAWHKDKWITAPLQQFIEVTRVSIEK from the coding sequence TTGGAAATAAAACAATTAATTACATTTAAAACCGCTGCGGAAAATTTGAATTTTACGCAGACTGCAAAGAAATTAAATTTTGCTCAATCGAGTGTGACTGCTCAAATAAAAGCATTGGAAACTGAGCTTGGCACACCACTATTCGAACGATTGGGGAAACGTCTCTTTTTGACTGAAGCGGGAAGAAAGTTTCAACTATATGCGGATAAAATGATTGCGCTAAGTCATGAAGCAAAAATGGCTCTGAAAGGTGATGAAGAAATATCCGGTACGCTAGTTATTGGTGCTCAAGAAAGTCAATGTACATATAGGCTTCCTTCAATTTTAAAAGAGTTTAAGACGCAATTTCCTCAAATAAAACTTATATTTAAGCCTGCTCATTCGAATGAAGATGTGAAGGAGAAACTGATGGAAGGAAAATTAGATTTAGCCTTTATTTTAGATGAATGTAAAGCAGAAGATGCTTTACATGTAGAGTCGTTGGTTCGAGAAAAATTAAAAATAGTAGTATTTCCTAATCATCCTTTACTTGAGAAATCTATAATTTCTACAAAGGATTTTGAAAGTGAAACACTTTTATTAACAGAGCTTGGTTGTTCCTATCGTACTATATTTGAAGAACTATTCCGTGCAGAAGACGTATATCCTGTAAATAAAATTGAGTTTGTTAGTGTGGAAGCAATTAAGCAATGTGTAATTGCGGGCTTAGGCATAGCAATTTTACCAGCAATGGTAGTAGAAAAAGATATACAACAGGGTACAATGAAAGAGTTAGTCTTAGAGAATACAATTTCTCCTATTTTTACACAAATTGCTTGGCATAAAGATAAATGGATCACTGCGCCATTACAGCAATTTATAGAGGTAACAAGAGTGTCAATAGAAAAGTAA
- a CDS encoding endonuclease MutS2, translating to MNKMTFEKLQYNELKEIVKSYCVSGLGKQLLNKLEPSTSIKVVKNRLNETTEARAILDAEGHVPFFGISNIDSTIQKLEKGMILDPTELVSVSDFLRGCRKVKKFMLDKEFFAPVLASYANSMSEFKSVEEEINFSIKGNSIDSAASKELKRIRNNIDSVEGKIKERLSKFLNSSANKKYIQEFFISKKDDRYTIPVKASYKNQVAGTIVEVSSKGSTVFIEPNTVTKLNVELASLKAEEAMEEYQILATLSGMILEDIYNIKINMELISQYDMVFAKAKFSKHIGGIEPKLNDYGYVKLVHCKHPLLAGEVVPLHFEIGPNYRSLIITGPNAGGKTIVLKTIGLLTLATMSGLHIAGDKETEIAVFENIFVDIGDNQSIENALSTFSSHMKNLSEIMRVSNNNTLLLFDEIGSGTEPNEGAALAISILEEFYHMGCTTVATTHYGEIKRFSEMHSDFMNAAMQFNSETLEPMYKLMIGKSGESNALWISRKMNVRENVLQRAKGYMENKEYRLERVNESRLRKPKIVKEKAEEKDEYKKGDRVKLLDYDDFGIVYKEKDNFFNIVVFYNAQFIEVNVKRISLEVQAKELYPEGYDLDTLFVDYKERKMQHDIERGSKKALRKIQKEIRKNRG from the coding sequence TTGAATAAAATGACTTTTGAAAAGTTGCAATATAATGAGTTAAAGGAAATAGTTAAATCATATTGCGTAAGTGGATTAGGAAAACAGTTGTTAAATAAATTGGAGCCAAGTACAAGTATCAAAGTAGTGAAAAATCGTTTGAATGAAACAACGGAAGCACGAGCGATATTGGATGCAGAAGGGCATGTTCCTTTTTTCGGAATTTCTAATATCGATAGTACAATTCAAAAATTGGAAAAGGGAATGATTTTAGATCCAACCGAGCTAGTTAGTGTATCAGACTTTTTACGAGGGTGTCGAAAGGTTAAAAAGTTTATGCTGGATAAAGAATTTTTTGCACCAGTACTAGCATCATATGCGAATTCAATGTCTGAATTCAAAAGTGTAGAAGAAGAAATTAATTTTTCAATTAAAGGAAATAGTATTGATTCTGCTGCAAGCAAAGAATTAAAACGAATACGAAATAATATCGACTCCGTAGAGGGGAAAATTAAGGAACGTTTAAGCAAATTTTTAAATAGTAGTGCAAATAAGAAATATATTCAAGAGTTCTTCATTAGTAAAAAAGACGATCGATATACGATTCCAGTGAAAGCTTCCTATAAAAATCAAGTTGCTGGAACAATTGTTGAAGTTTCTTCTAAAGGCTCTACCGTTTTTATAGAGCCAAATACAGTTACAAAGTTAAACGTGGAACTAGCAAGTTTAAAAGCTGAAGAAGCGATGGAAGAATATCAAATATTAGCCACTTTATCTGGAATGATCTTAGAGGACATTTATAACATTAAGATTAATATGGAGCTGATTAGTCAATATGATATGGTGTTTGCAAAAGCGAAATTTAGTAAACATATTGGCGGGATAGAGCCGAAATTAAATGATTATGGGTATGTAAAGTTAGTTCATTGCAAACACCCATTATTAGCAGGTGAAGTTGTACCACTTCACTTTGAAATTGGACCAAATTACCGAAGCTTAATTATTACAGGGCCAAATGCTGGAGGGAAAACGATTGTTTTGAAAACAATTGGATTATTAACATTGGCGACAATGTCAGGATTGCACATCGCTGGAGACAAGGAAACGGAAATTGCTGTTTTTGAAAATATATTTGTAGACATTGGCGATAATCAAAGTATAGAAAATGCGCTAAGTACATTTTCATCTCATATGAAAAACCTTTCAGAAATCATGAGAGTGTCAAATAATAATACGCTTCTACTATTTGATGAAATAGGCAGCGGTACGGAACCGAATGAAGGAGCGGCACTTGCGATTTCTATTTTAGAAGAATTTTATCATATGGGTTGTACGACTGTTGCAACTACTCATTATGGTGAAATTAAACGCTTTTCAGAAATGCACAGTGACTTTATGAATGCGGCGATGCAATTTAATAGTGAAACATTGGAACCGATGTATAAGTTAATGATAGGGAAATCAGGAGAGAGTAATGCTCTATGGATTTCTAGAAAAATGAACGTGCGAGAAAACGTACTGCAAAGAGCGAAAGGCTATATGGAAAATAAAGAGTACCGCTTAGAGCGAGTGAATGAAAGTAGACTGAGAAAGCCTAAGATTGTCAAAGAGAAAGCAGAAGAGAAGGATGAATATAAAAAAGGGGACCGTGTGAAATTATTAGACTATGATGACTTTGGAATTGTATATAAAGAAAAAGACAATTTCTTCAATATCGTTGTGTTTTATAATGCCCAATTCATTGAAGTAAACGTTAAGCGAATTTCTTTAGAAGTACAGGCAAAGGAATTATATCCAGAAGGGTATGATTTAGACACATTGTTTGTGGATTATAAAGAACGGAAAATGCAGCATGACATAGAGCGAGGATCGAAAAAAGCGCTGCGAAAAATTCAAAAAGAAATAAGAAAGAATAGAGGATAA
- a CDS encoding GNAT family N-acetyltransferase produces the protein MNTKLNNLFLGENIKLSAIRAEDIEQMAIWQEDSEYLRNVDTDIAILQSLHEIKENELLIGKKSNSVSFMLRTIQDDSLIGFVALHSIEWNNRAGLLAIGIGDKNYRGKGYGTEGLRLILKYAFYELNLHRVGLDVISYNKSAIEVYKKVGFKVEGSMREAVQRDGKSFDRIIMGILRNEWIAMLE, from the coding sequence ATGAACACGAAATTGAACAATCTTTTTCTAGGTGAAAATATTAAGTTATCAGCAATCAGAGCTGAAGATATTGAACAAATGGCTATTTGGCAAGAGGATAGTGAGTATTTAAGAAATGTAGATACGGATATAGCGATTCTACAATCTTTACATGAAATAAAGGAAAATGAGCTATTAATAGGGAAAAAGTCAAATAGTGTTTCTTTTATGCTAAGAACGATTCAAGATGATAGTTTAATTGGCTTTGTGGCACTTCATAGCATAGAGTGGAATAATAGAGCTGGCTTGCTAGCAATTGGTATAGGTGATAAAAATTATAGAGGTAAGGGATATGGTACGGAAGGATTACGCCTTATTCTGAAATATGCTTTTTACGAATTAAACTTACATCGTGTAGGTCTCGATGTTATTTCATATAATAAATCGGCAATTGAAGTATATAAAAAGGTTGGATTTAAGGTGGAGGGAAGTATGAGAGAAGCTGTTCAGCGAGATGGGAAGAGCTTTGATCGCATCATAATGGGTATATTGCGAAATGAATGGATAGCCATGCTAGAATAA
- a CDS encoding polymorphic toxin type 50 domain-containing protein, translated as MLALFYISSITFLWKNSVPKGPYREVNGYPIKVKAGAQEKHIPNAPNYKQEVANGKNKSIFYGDNKTAQELLDKFAGKGQLLPDGKKEGVDFGKPIGKYYDRDTGQYLETTRGMLHYGKDGAHIVPAKP; from the coding sequence TTGCTAGCACTTTTTTATATTTCTTCTATTACCTTCTTATGGAAAAATTCTGTACCTAAAGGTCCATACCGTGAAGTAAATGGTTACCCAATAAAAGTGAAAGCTGGGGCTCAAGAAAAACATATTCCTAATGCACCTAACTACAAACAAGAGGTTGCAAATGGAAAAAACAAAAGTATCTTCTATGGTGATAATAAAACAGCACAAGAATTGCTTGATAAGTTTGCCGGGAAAGGTCAACTACTACCAGACGGTAAAAAAGAAGGAGTAGACTTTGGTAAACCAATTGGGAAATACTATGACCGCGATACTGGTCAATACCTTGAGACTACTAGAGGAATGCTTCATTACGGAAAAGACGGTGCTCATATAGTACCAGCAAAACCTTAA